In the genome of Desulfuromonas sp. DDH964, one region contains:
- the rpsG gene encoding 30S ribosomal protein S7, whose translation MPRRREVAKRVILPDPKYNDRLVAKFMNAVMLDGKKSIAESIVYGAFDLISERTSDEPLEVFKKALDNVRPMLEVKSRRVGGSTYQVPVEVRAERRNALAFRWIITYARARGEKTMRERLAGEFLDAANNRGAAVKKKEDTHRMAEANKAFAHYRW comes from the coding sequence GTTATTCTCCCCGATCCCAAATACAACGATCGCCTGGTGGCCAAGTTCATGAACGCGGTCATGCTCGACGGCAAGAAGAGTATTGCCGAGTCGATCGTCTACGGTGCCTTTGACCTGATTTCCGAGCGGACCAGCGATGAACCGCTGGAAGTCTTCAAGAAGGCCCTGGATAATGTCCGGCCGATGCTTGAGGTCAAGTCCCGCCGCGTCGGTGGCTCCACCTACCAGGTTCCCGTCGAGGTGCGTGCCGAGCGGCGCAATGCTCTCGCCTTCCGCTGGATCATCACCTATGCCCGCGCCCGTGGTGAGAAGACGATGCGCGAGCGGCTCGCTGGTGAGTTCCTGGATGCCGCCAACAACCGTGGCGCTGCGGTGAAGAAGAAGGAAGATACGCACCGCATGGCCGAGGCCAACAAGGCTTTCGCCCACTACCGCTGGTAA
- the fusA gene encoding elongation factor G, with the protein MARKVSLAKTRNIGIMAHIDAGKTTTTERILYYTGISHKIGEVHDGAATMDWMEQEQERGITITSAATTCFWKDHRVNIIDTPGHVDFTIEVERSLKVLDSAVAVFCSVGGVEPQSETVWRQADKYGVPRLAFINKMDRIGADFNRGVQMMRDRLGANPIPIQLPIGKEDYFKGVIDLIEMKAITWDDESLGAKFDVAEIPAEMREEAEAAREALIEEVSTHVEELMEKYLAGETLTNAELKAGIRKATIALAINPVLCGSAFKNKGVQHLLDAVIDYMPSPTDVPAIPGINPDTQEELTRPADDNGPFAALAFKIMTDPFVGQLTFFRVYSGVIESGSAVLNSTKDKKERIGRILKMHANKREEIKQVYSGDIAAAVGLKYTTTGDTLCDENKPCLLESMEFPEPVIHVAVEPKTKADQEKMGNALGKLLQEDPSLRCRTDEETGQTILSGMGELHLEIIIDRMKREFKVECNVGAPQVAYRESLTKTVEVQGKFVRQSGGRGQYGDCWLRIEPQEPGVGFEFVDAIKGGVIPKEYIPAVGKGAEEASQNGILAGFPIVDVKVTCFDGSYHDVDSSEMAFKIAGSMGFKEGAAKAGPVLLEPIMAVEVVTPEEYMGDVMGDLSSRRGKIMGMEGRAGAQVVNAHIPLANMFGYSTDLRSATQGRATYTMVFDHYEQVPRAISEEVIAKVKG; encoded by the coding sequence GTGGCACGCAAAGTTTCCCTCGCAAAAACCCGTAACATCGGGATCATGGCTCACATCGACGCCGGCAAGACGACGACGACCGAGCGCATCCTTTACTATACCGGCATCTCCCATAAGATCGGCGAAGTCCACGACGGCGCCGCGACCATGGACTGGATGGAGCAGGAGCAGGAGCGCGGCATCACCATCACCTCCGCCGCCACCACCTGTTTCTGGAAGGACCATCGCGTCAATATCATCGACACCCCCGGGCACGTCGACTTCACCATCGAAGTCGAGCGCTCCCTCAAGGTGCTCGACAGCGCCGTGGCGGTCTTCTGTTCCGTCGGTGGCGTCGAGCCCCAGTCCGAGACCGTCTGGCGTCAGGCCGACAAGTACGGGGTTCCCCGTCTCGCCTTCATCAATAAGATGGACCGCATCGGCGCCGACTTCAACCGCGGCGTGCAGATGATGCGCGACCGGCTCGGCGCCAACCCGATCCCGATCCAGCTCCCCATCGGCAAGGAAGACTACTTCAAGGGGGTCATCGACCTCATCGAAATGAAGGCGATCACCTGGGACGACGAGTCCCTGGGCGCCAAGTTCGATGTCGCCGAAATCCCCGCCGAGATGCGCGAGGAGGCCGAAGCGGCCCGCGAAGCGCTGATCGAGGAAGTCTCGACCCACGTCGAGGAGTTGATGGAGAAATATCTCGCCGGCGAGACGCTGACCAACGCCGAGCTCAAGGCCGGTATCCGCAAGGCGACCATCGCCCTTGCCATCAATCCGGTCCTCTGCGGTTCTGCCTTCAAGAACAAGGGGGTGCAGCACCTCCTCGACGCCGTCATCGACTACATGCCGTCGCCGACCGACGTGCCGGCCATCCCGGGGATCAATCCCGACACCCAGGAAGAGCTGACCCGGCCGGCCGATGACAACGGGCCCTTCGCCGCCCTCGCCTTCAAGATCATGACCGACCCCTTCGTCGGCCAGTTGACCTTCTTCCGGGTTTATTCCGGGGTGATCGAGTCCGGCTCCGCCGTCCTCAACTCCACCAAGGACAAGAAGGAGCGTATCGGCCGCATTCTCAAGATGCACGCCAACAAGCGCGAGGAGATCAAACAGGTCTACTCCGGTGACATCGCTGCCGCCGTCGGTCTCAAGTACACCACCACCGGTGACACCCTCTGCGATGAGAACAAGCCCTGCCTGCTCGAATCGATGGAGTTCCCCGAGCCGGTTATCCATGTCGCCGTCGAACCGAAGACCAAGGCCGACCAGGAGAAGATGGGCAACGCCCTCGGCAAGCTGCTGCAGGAAGATCCCTCGCTGCGCTGCCGCACCGATGAAGAGACCGGCCAGACCATCCTCTCCGGGATGGGCGAGCTCCACCTCGAGATCATCATCGACCGCATGAAGCGCGAGTTTAAGGTTGAGTGCAACGTCGGTGCCCCCCAGGTCGCCTACCGCGAGTCCCTCACCAAGACCGTCGAAGTCCAGGGCAAGTTTGTCCGCCAGTCGGGTGGCCGTGGTCAGTACGGCGACTGCTGGCTGCGCATCGAGCCCCAGGAGCCGGGTGTCGGCTTCGAGTTCGTCGACGCCATCAAGGGGGGCGTGATTCCCAAGGAATATATCCCGGCCGTCGGCAAGGGGGCGGAAGAGGCCTCCCAGAACGGCATCCTCGCCGGCTTCCCGATCGTCGACGTCAAGGTTACCTGCTTCGACGGTTCCTATCATGACGTCGACTCCTCGGAGATGGCCTTCAAGATCGCCGGCTCCATGGGCTTCAAGGAGGGTGCGGCCAAGGCCGGCCCGGTCCTGCTCGAACCGATCATGGCCGTCGAAGTCGTCACCCCGGAAGAGTACATGGGTGACGTCATGGGCGACCTCTCCAGCCGTCGCGGCAAGATCATGGGGATGGAAGGGCGCGCCGGTGCCCAGGTGGTCAACGCCCACATCCCTCTCGCCAACATGTTCGGTTATTCCACCGACCTGCGCAGCGCCACCCAGGGCCGCGCCACTTATACCATGGTCTTCGACCACTATGAGCAGGTCCCCCGGGCCATTTCCGAAGAAGTCATCGCCAAGGTCAAAGGCTAA
- the tuf gene encoding elongation factor Tu: MSKAKFERTKPHVNIGTIGHVDHGKTTLTAAITKVLASRGGAEFKAFDMIDNAPEERERGITIATAHVEYQTEKRHYAHVDCPGHADYVKNMITGAAQMDGAILVCSAADGPMPQTREHILLARQVGVPAMVVFLNKADMVDDEELMELVELEVRELLSAYDFPGDDIPIIPGSALKALECGCGKVECAACKPVLDLMDAVDSYIPEPERAIDRPFLMPVEDVFSISGRGTVATGRVERGVVKVGEEIEIVGMKATAKTVVTGVEMFRKLLDQGQAGDNVGVLLRGVKREDIERGQVLAKPGSITPHTKFKAEAYILTKEEGGRHTPFFKGYRPQFYFRTTDVTGIVELPEGTEMVMPGDNIAMTVNLITPIAMDKELRFAIREGGRTVGAGVVSDIIE, from the coding sequence ATGTCCAAAGCCAAATTTGAAAGAACCAAGCCCCATGTCAACATCGGGACGATCGGTCACGTTGACCACGGCAAGACGACCCTGACCGCCGCCATCACCAAGGTTCTGGCGTCCCGGGGCGGCGCCGAGTTCAAAGCCTTCGACATGATCGACAACGCTCCCGAGGAGCGCGAGCGCGGCATCACCATCGCCACCGCCCACGTCGAGTACCAGACCGAGAAGCGGCACTACGCCCACGTCGACTGCCCGGGCCATGCCGACTACGTCAAGAACATGATCACCGGTGCGGCGCAGATGGACGGCGCGATCCTGGTCTGTTCGGCGGCCGACGGCCCGATGCCGCAGACCCGCGAGCACATCCTGCTCGCCCGCCAGGTCGGTGTCCCCGCCATGGTCGTTTTCCTCAACAAGGCCGACATGGTCGACGACGAGGAGCTGATGGAACTGGTCGAGCTGGAGGTGCGTGAGCTCCTCTCCGCCTACGACTTCCCCGGCGACGACATTCCGATCATCCCTGGCAGCGCGCTGAAAGCCCTCGAGTGCGGCTGCGGCAAGGTGGAGTGCGCGGCCTGCAAGCCGGTCCTCGACCTGATGGACGCGGTCGACAGCTACATCCCCGAGCCGGAGCGGGCCATCGATCGCCCCTTCCTGATGCCGGTGGAAGACGTCTTCTCGATCTCCGGCCGCGGCACCGTGGCGACCGGTCGTGTCGAGCGCGGCGTGGTCAAGGTCGGCGAGGAGATCGAGATCGTCGGCATGAAGGCGACGGCGAAGACGGTCGTCACCGGTGTCGAGATGTTCCGCAAGCTGCTCGACCAGGGGCAGGCCGGTGACAACGTCGGCGTGCTGCTGCGCGGCGTCAAGCGCGAGGACATCGAGCGCGGCCAGGTGCTGGCCAAGCCCGGCAGCATCACCCCGCACACCAAGTTCAAGGCGGAAGCCTACATCCTGACCAAGGAGGAGGGGGGTCGTCACACCCCGTTCTTCAAGGGCTACCGTCCCCAGTTCTACTTCCGGACCACGGACGTGACCGGGATCGTCGAGCTGCCGGAAGGGACCGAGATGGTCATGCCGGGCGACAACATCGCCATGACCGTGAACCTGATCACCCCGATTGCCATGGACAAGGAACTGCGCTTCGCGATCCGCGAAGGCGGCCGCACCGTCGGCGCCGGTGTCGTCTCCGACATCATCGAGTAA
- the rpsJ gene encoding 30S ribosomal protein S10, producing MPSQKIRIRLKAYDHKLLDLSVNEIVDTAKRTGARIAGPVPLPTVINKYCVLRGPHVDKKSREQFEMRTHKRLLDILEPTQQTVDALMKLDLSAGVDVEIKL from the coding sequence ATGCCGAGCCAGAAGATCCGTATCCGTTTGAAGGCTTACGACCACAAGCTGCTCGATCTCTCCGTCAACGAGATCGTCGATACCGCCAAGCGTACCGGCGCCCGCATTGCCGGCCCGGTCCCCCTGCCGACGGTGATCAACAAGTACTGCGTGCTGCGTGGCCCGCATGTCGACAAGAAGAGCCGTGAGCAGTTCGAGATGCGCACCCACAAGCGTCTCCTCGATATCCTCGAACCGACCCAGCAGACCGTCGATGCGCTGATGAAGCTCGACCTCTCCGCCGGTGTCGACGTGGAAATCAAGCTCTAA
- the rplC gene encoding 50S ribosomal protein L3, with protein MIKGILGKKLGMTQLFANDGRRIPVTVVEAGPCTVVQKKTVASDGYSALQLGFIAKPAHRVNKPELGHFKKAGQGAFQYLRELRGEGLDEINIGDEIRLDNIFVAGDVIDVTATSKGKGFQGVIKRWNFSGGRATHGSMFHRAPGSIGASAWPSRVFKGKKMAGQMGNEQVTVQNLQIVEVRPEENLILVRGAIPGAKNALVVLHKGIKVKQ; from the coding sequence ATGATCAAGGGAATTCTGGGCAAAAAACTGGGCATGACCCAGCTCTTCGCCAATGACGGCCGGCGTATCCCGGTGACGGTTGTCGAAGCCGGCCCCTGCACCGTGGTGCAGAAGAAGACTGTCGCCAGCGACGGTTACAGCGCACTCCAGCTCGGTTTTATCGCCAAGCCGGCGCACCGCGTCAACAAGCCGGAACTCGGCCACTTCAAGAAAGCGGGCCAGGGCGCCTTCCAGTACCTGCGCGAGCTGCGCGGTGAAGGTCTCGACGAGATCAATATCGGTGACGAGATTCGCCTCGACAACATCTTTGTCGCCGGTGACGTCATCGATGTGACCGCCACCAGCAAGGGGAAGGGGTTCCAGGGCGTTATCAAGCGCTGGAATTTCTCCGGCGGCCGCGCCACCCATGGTTCCATGTTCCATCGCGCGCCCGGCTCCATCGGCGCCAGCGCCTGGCCGTCCCGGGTTTTCAAGGGGAAGAAGATGGCCGGCCAGATGGGGAACGAGCAGGTGACCGTGCAGAACCTGCAGATCGTTGAAGTGCGCCCCGAAGAGAACCTGATCCTGGTGCGCGGGGCGATCCCCGGGGCGAAGAATGCCCTGGTCGTCCTCCACAAGGGGATCAAGGTCAAGCAGTAA
- the rplD gene encoding 50S ribosomal protein L4: MAKIAVYDINRKQVAERELNDAVFNTDVKGYLIHDMVRYQLAARRQGTAKTKTRSEVSGGGKKPYKQKGTGNARQGCIRAPHYVGGGTAFGPTPRSYDFKLNRKVKKAALCSALSLRFKGEKLTVLNALELEAISTKGFAEVLQRFDLANTLVVIDGENRNLELSARNLPFVKVLRSEGVNVYDVMKYRHVILTEGAVSQLEGALAL; encoded by the coding sequence ATGGCGAAGATCGCAGTCTACGATATCAACCGGAAACAGGTCGCCGAGCGCGAGCTCAACGACGCGGTGTTCAACACCGACGTCAAGGGGTACCTGATCCATGACATGGTGCGTTACCAGCTGGCCGCGCGCCGCCAGGGAACGGCCAAGACCAAGACCCGCAGCGAAGTCTCGGGTGGCGGCAAGAAGCCCTACAAGCAAAAAGGGACCGGCAACGCCCGTCAGGGCTGCATCCGCGCACCGCACTATGTCGGTGGCGGCACCGCCTTCGGGCCGACCCCGCGCAGCTACGACTTCAAGCTCAATCGCAAGGTCAAGAAAGCCGCCCTCTGCAGCGCCCTGTCGCTGCGCTTCAAGGGGGAGAAGCTGACTGTCCTCAACGCCCTGGAGCTCGAAGCGATCAGCACCAAGGGGTTCGCCGAGGTTCTCCAGCGTTTCGACCTTGCCAACACCCTGGTGGTGATCGATGGCGAGAATCGCAACCTGGAACTGTCGGCGCGTAACCTCCCCTTTGTCAAGGTGCTGCGCAGCGAGGGCGTCAACGTCTATGACGTGATGAAATACCGCCACGTGATCCTGACTGAAGGAGCCGTGTCGCAGCTGGAAGGAGCGTTAGCGCTATGA
- a CDS encoding 50S ribosomal protein L23 — translation MKPLHQIINRPLITEKTSLQKETGRVVAFEVAPGANKIEIKQAVEKAFNVKVTDVNTVRVAGKPKRVGRTMGKRANWKKAYVTLAEGSSIDFFGV, via the coding sequence ATGAAGCCGTTGCACCAGATCATCAACAGACCGCTGATCACCGAGAAGACCAGCCTGCAGAAGGAGACCGGCCGTGTCGTCGCCTTCGAGGTTGCCCCGGGAGCCAACAAGATCGAGATCAAGCAGGCGGTGGAAAAGGCTTTCAATGTCAAGGTGACCGACGTCAACACCGTGCGCGTCGCCGGCAAACCGAAGCGTGTCGGCCGCACCATGGGCAAGCGCGCCAACTGGAAGAAGGCCTACGTGACGTTGGCCGAGGGCAGCAGCATCGACTTCTTCGGCGTCTAA
- the rplB gene encoding 50S ribosomal protein L2, whose translation MAIKNYKPTSPGRRGMTSSTFEEVTTGSPEKSLVTSLKRTGGRNNHGRITKRHTGGGHKRRYRIIDFKRDKKEIPARVVSVEYDPNRSARIALLNYADGEKRYILAPLGIKVGDSVIASNTADIQPGNALSIRSIPLGTWVHNVELKPGKGGQLARSAGTYASIAAKEGKYAQLRMPSGEVRLVHQDCLATIGQVGNADHENVKIGKAGRNRWLGKRPQSRGVAMNPVDHPHGGGEGKSSGGRHPVTPWGVPTKGYKTRTNKRTDGFIVRRRTK comes from the coding sequence ATGGCGATCAAGAATTACAAACCGACTTCTCCTGGCCGCCGTGGCATGACCTCTTCGACCTTCGAAGAAGTCACCACCGGCAGCCCTGAAAAGTCCCTGGTAACCAGCCTCAAGCGCACCGGCGGACGCAACAACCATGGCCGCATCACCAAGCGGCACACCGGCGGCGGGCACAAGCGGCGGTACCGGATCATCGATTTCAAGCGCGACAAGAAGGAGATCCCGGCCCGGGTCGTCTCCGTCGAGTACGATCCGAATCGCAGTGCGCGCATTGCCCTGCTCAACTACGCTGACGGCGAGAAGCGTTACATCCTGGCGCCCCTCGGCATCAAGGTCGGCGATAGCGTGATCGCCAGCAACACGGCCGACATCCAGCCGGGGAACGCTCTCTCGATCCGTTCGATCCCGCTTGGTACCTGGGTCCACAACGTTGAGCTCAAGCCCGGCAAGGGCGGCCAGCTCGCCCGCAGCGCCGGTACCTACGCCTCGATCGCCGCCAAGGAAGGGAAGTACGCCCAGCTGCGCATGCCTTCCGGTGAGGTTCGTCTCGTCCACCAGGACTGCCTGGCGACCATCGGCCAGGTCGGCAACGCCGATCACGAAAATGTCAAGATCGGCAAGGCCGGGCGTAACCGCTGGCTCGGCAAACGCCCCCAGTCCCGCGGCGTGGCGATGAACCCGGTCGACCACCCCCATGGCGGTGGCGAAGGCAAGAGCTCCGGCGGGCGTCACCCGGTCACCCCCTGGGGGGTTCCGACCAAGGGCTACAAGACCCGCACCAACAAGCGCACCGACGGCTTTATCGTGCGCCGCAGAACTAAATAA
- the rpsS gene encoding 30S ribosomal protein S19 produces MARSIKKGPYIQECLLRKIDTEAGAPSKKVIKTWSRRSTIIPEFVGCTFAVHNGKKFIPVFVTENMVGHKLGEFAPTRTYYGHGADKKSKKR; encoded by the coding sequence GTGGCTAGATCGATCAAAAAAGGTCCGTATATTCAGGAGTGCCTCCTGCGCAAGATCGACACCGAGGCAGGAGCCCCGTCCAAGAAGGTGATCAAGACCTGGTCGCGGCGGTCCACCATCATTCCCGAATTCGTGGGTTGCACCTTCGCCGTGCACAACGGCAAGAAGTTTATCCCGGTATTCGTGACCGAGAACATGGTGGGGCACAAGCTTGGCGAGTTCGCGCCGACCCGGACCTACTACGGCCACGGCGCTGACAAGAAGAGCAAGAAGCGCTAA
- the rplV gene encoding 50S ribosomal protein L22: protein MESTATLKYARLSPQKTRLIVDMVRGKGIQDALNILKFSPQKAAPIVAKLVSSAVANAEQKGVSDVDRLFVKTITVDMGPALKRFIPRAQGRATKIRKPTSHITVVLDEK, encoded by the coding sequence ATGGAAAGCACAGCCACTTTGAAATATGCCCGCCTGTCGCCGCAGAAGACCCGTCTGATCGTCGACATGGTCCGTGGCAAGGGGATCCAGGATGCCCTGAATATCCTCAAGTTCTCCCCGCAGAAGGCGGCGCCGATCGTCGCCAAGCTGGTGAGTTCGGCGGTTGCCAATGCCGAGCAGAAGGGGGTCTCCGACGTCGACCGGCTCTTCGTCAAGACGATCACCGTCGACATGGGACCGGCGCTGAAGCGCTTTATCCCCCGCGCCCAGGGGCGGGCAACCAAGATTCGCAAGCCGACCAGTCACATTACCGTCGTCCTCGACGAGAAATAA
- the rpsC gene encoding 30S ribosomal protein S3 produces the protein MGQKVHPIGFRLGVIRTWDSKWYAEGNYSQLLHEDIKLRNYLKKRLFHAGIAKIELERAASKAKINIFAARPGIIIGKKGSEVEALKKELAKLTDKEVFINIQEVRKPEIDAQLVAESVALQLERRVAFRRAMKKSVSQALKFGAQGIKINCAGRLGGAEMSRTEWYREGRVPLHTLRADIDYGFAEAKTTYGIIGVKVLIFKGEVLAQEQERKG, from the coding sequence TTGGGCCAGAAAGTTCATCCAATCGGTTTTCGTCTGGGCGTTATCCGGACGTGGGATTCCAAGTGGTACGCAGAGGGCAATTACAGCCAGCTGCTGCACGAGGACATCAAGCTTCGCAATTACCTGAAGAAGCGCCTGTTCCACGCTGGCATCGCCAAGATCGAGCTGGAGCGGGCCGCCAGCAAGGCGAAGATCAATATCTTCGCGGCACGTCCCGGGATCATCATCGGCAAGAAGGGTTCCGAGGTCGAGGCGCTCAAGAAAGAGCTGGCCAAACTCACCGACAAGGAAGTCTTCATCAATATCCAGGAAGTGCGCAAGCCGGAAATCGATGCGCAGCTGGTGGCCGAAAGTGTCGCCCTGCAGCTCGAGCGCCGCGTCGCCTTCCGCCGGGCGATGAAGAAGAGCGTCAGCCAGGCCCTCAAGTTCGGGGCCCAGGGGATCAAGATCAACTGCGCCGGTCGTCTTGGCGGTGCCGAGATGAGTCGCACCGAGTGGTATCGTGAAGGGCGTGTGCCGCTGCACACCCTGCGCGCCGACATCGACTACGGTTTCGCCGAAGCCAAGACCACCTACGGTATCATCGGCGTCAAGGTCCTGATCTTCAAGGGCGAGGTCCTGGCCCAGGAACAGGAACGGAAGGGATAG
- the rplP gene encoding 50S ribosomal protein L16 — MLMPKKVKHRKTFKGRMTGAAQRGNAINYGDFGLQSLECGWLSSRQIEAARRAMTRYIKRGGKIWIRAFPDKPLTSKPAETRMGKGKGSPDSWVAVVRPGMMLYEMQGVDEATAREAFRLAAHKLPMKTKFVMREELAHES; from the coding sequence ATGTTAATGCCCAAAAAGGTTAAACATAGAAAAACGTTCAAGGGTCGGATGACCGGCGCTGCCCAGCGCGGCAACGCGATCAACTACGGCGACTTCGGGCTCCAGTCCCTCGAATGCGGCTGGCTCTCCTCGCGGCAGATCGAGGCCGCCCGGCGCGCCATGACCCGCTACATCAAGCGTGGTGGCAAGATCTGGATCCGTGCCTTTCCGGACAAGCCCCTGACCAGCAAACCTGCCGAAACCCGCATGGGTAAGGGTAAAGGTTCCCCGGACAGCTGGGTTGCCGTGGTTCGCCCCGGCATGATGCTCTACGAAATGCAGGGTGTGGACGAGGCGACGGCCCGTGAGGCCTTCCGCCTGGCAGCGCACAAGCTGCCGATGAAGACCAAGTTCGTGATGAGGGAGGAACTGGCCCATGAAAGCTAG
- the rpmC gene encoding 50S ribosomal protein L29, with protein MKASELKELNVDELSKKAQELSQELFNLKFQLHTGHLENSSRIAQVRKDIARAKTVLRQKLA; from the coding sequence ATGAAAGCTAGCGAGCTCAAGGAGCTGAATGTCGACGAGCTCAGCAAGAAGGCGCAGGAGCTGAGCCAGGAACTCTTTAATCTGAAGTTTCAGCTGCACACCGGGCATCTGGAGAACAGCTCCCGTATCGCCCAGGTTCGGAAAGATATCGCACGGGCAAAAACCGTGCTGCGGCAGAAGCTCGCATAA
- the rpsQ gene encoding 30S ribosomal protein S17: protein MTKERGNRKTRVGIVVSDKMDKTVVVKLDQLVMHPVYKKYIKRKVTCKAHDEQNSCSVGDKVLIVETRPLSRDKRWRVREILEKQVIV from the coding sequence ATGACGAAGGAACGTGGTAATCGGAAAACCCGGGTCGGGATCGTGGTCAGCGACAAGATGGACAAGACGGTCGTCGTCAAGCTCGACCAGCTGGTCATGCACCCGGTCTACAAGAAATACATCAAGCGCAAGGTCACCTGCAAAGCCCATGACGAGCAGAACAGCTGCTCTGTCGGGGACAAGGTCCTGATCGTGGAGACCAGGCCGCTGTCACGCGACAAGCGGTGGAGAGTCCGCGAAATCCTCGAAAAGCAAGTCATTGTCTAG
- the rplN gene encoding 50S ribosomal protein L14, whose product MIQMQSTLDVADNSGARKLCCIKVLGGSKRKYAGLGDIIICSVKEAMPNSRVKKGDVVRAVIVRTAKEVPRPDGSYIRFDNNSAVVVNAAGEPVGTRIFGPVARELRARRFMKIVSLAPEVL is encoded by the coding sequence ATGATTCAGATGCAATCGACACTTGACGTTGCAGATAACTCCGGTGCCCGGAAACTCTGCTGCATCAAGGTCCTCGGCGGCTCCAAGCGCAAGTACGCTGGCCTGGGCGACATCATCATCTGCTCGGTCAAGGAAGCGATGCCGAATTCCCGGGTGAAGAAGGGGGACGTGGTGCGGGCGGTCATCGTGCGCACGGCCAAGGAAGTACCCCGGCCCGACGGCTCCTACATCCGTTTTGACAACAACTCTGCGGTGGTCGTCAATGCCGCCGGGGAGCCGGTCGGAACCCGCATCTTCGGTCCGGTCGCTCGCGAACTGCGCGCCCGCCGCTTCATGAAGATCGTGTCGCTGGCGCCGGAAGTCCTTTAA
- the rplX gene encoding 50S ribosomal protein L24 produces MAANRLHVKKNDMVMIITGKDKGKSGKVTRVFPDKGRLVVENLNVVKRHTKANRANAEGGIIEKEAPLDASNVLLLCGACNKPTRTGMRNLEDGSKVRFCKKCNEIVDK; encoded by the coding sequence ATGGCGGCAAACAGACTTCATGTCAAGAAGAACGACATGGTGATGATCATAACGGGGAAGGACAAGGGGAAGTCCGGCAAGGTCACCCGCGTCTTCCCTGACAAGGGGCGGCTGGTCGTCGAGAACCTCAACGTTGTCAAGCGGCATACCAAGGCCAACCGGGCCAACGCCGAAGGGGGCATCATCGAAAAGGAAGCCCCCCTTGACGCCTCCAACGTGCTGCTGCTGTGCGGAGCCTGCAACAAGCCGACCCGCACCGGCATGCGCAACCTGGAGGATGGAAGCAAAGTGCGCTTCTGCAAGAAGTGCAACGAGATCGTGGACAAGTAA
- the rplE gene encoding 50S ribosomal protein L5 — protein MARLKEMYQAELAPRLMKDLQLKNVMEAPRLEKIIVNIGLGEAIQNIKVLESAVDQLGQITGQKAVITKAKKSIAQFKLREGMPIGCMVTLRRDRAYEFLDRLINVALPRVRDFKGVSPKAFDGRGNYTLGIREQIIFPEIDLEKIEKVKGLNVTIVTTARTDEEGRALLAGMGMPFRK, from the coding sequence ATGGCCCGCCTGAAAGAGATGTACCAGGCCGAGTTGGCCCCACGGCTGATGAAGGACCTGCAGTTGAAAAACGTGATGGAAGCTCCCCGGCTCGAGAAGATCATCGTCAATATCGGCCTCGGGGAAGCGATCCAGAATATCAAGGTACTTGAATCGGCGGTCGACCAGCTCGGGCAGATTACCGGCCAGAAGGCGGTTATCACCAAGGCCAAGAAATCGATCGCCCAGTTCAAGCTGCGTGAAGGGATGCCGATCGGCTGCATGGTTACCCTGCGCCGCGACCGCGCCTACGAGTTTCTTGATCGCCTGATCAACGTCGCCCTGCCCCGCGTGCGCGACTTCAAGGGGGTATCGCCCAAGGCCTTTGACGGCCGTGGCAACTACACCCTCGGCATCCGCGAGCAGATCATCTTCCCCGAGATCGACCTGGAGAAGATCGAGAAGGTCAAGGGACTCAACGTGACCATCGTGACCACCGCCCGGACTGACGAGGAGGGCCGCGCCCTGCTCGCCGGGATGGGGATGCCTTTCAGAAAATAA
- a CDS encoding type Z 30S ribosomal protein S14: MAKKSMMIKAQRTPKFGVRQYNRCPLCGRPRAYYRKFDMCRICLRKLASEGKLPGVTKSSW, from the coding sequence GTGGCAAAGAAATCGATGATGATCAAGGCCCAGCGGACCCCGAAATTCGGTGTGCGCCAGTACAATCGCTGCCCGCTCTGCGGCCGGCCCCGGGCTTACTATCGCAAATTCGACATGTGCAGGATCTGCCTGCGCAAGCTGGCGTCCGAGGGGAAACTCCCGGGCGTGACCAAGTCCAGTTGGTAA